In Sphingobacterium thalpophilum, a genomic segment contains:
- a CDS encoding DUF4372 domain-containing protein, with product MINLNVFSQILSLIDRELFKDLVSKHKSDKHQKGINSWTHLVSMLFCHFSSADSVRDISNGLRSTTGNLNHLGVKTVAKVFGFYFIDIQVFNLFLVDFRYI from the coding sequence ATGATAAATTTAAATGTTTTTAGTCAGATTTTATCTCTTATCGACCGCGAATTATTCAAAGATTTGGTTTCAAAGCACAAAAGTGACAAACATCAGAAAGGGATCAACAGCTGGACGCATCTAGTCAGTATGCTTTTCTGTCATTTTTCCTCGGCAGATTCAGTTCGTGATATTAGTAACGGTCTACGCAGTACCACTGGTAATCTGAACCACTTAGGTGTAAAGACCGTTGCAAAAGTGTTTGGTTTTTATTTTATTGATATTCAAGTTTTTAATTTGTTTCTTGTTGATTTTCGTTATATTTAA
- a CDS encoding RagB/SusD family nutrient uptake outer membrane protein, translating to MKKRLSYILIAAGIIATSFSSCKKYLDELPDNRAELNTTDKIGKMLVGAYPENAYVMVAELSSDNVDDVGPVYLNYARFIEQIYKWQDITETSNDGIDRIWGACYGAIANANAALQAIDEQGNPASLKAQRGEALLARAYNHWILVNMFAQNYSKKYSTTDLGVTYMTKGETTLNPKYERNTVQEVYDFIKKDIEEGLPLINDASYANSSVAKYHFNRAAAYTFASRVALFMEDWTKAVEYSTEALGNNPTATLRDYATIASFSAAINNTTREYNASSVKANFLVATAYSAMGTTFGGYSTNNRISHGGSIAMTETAFAAQPFGKATTSTDYRIRAFSYTSTTANKVIFPHVAYIFEYTDQVAGIGFSRGVYTPITSEEALLNRAEANIHLKNYAAAITDMQIHINNNTISKPGTISEASINNWANSFTYFTPTAPTPKKKLNPDFQIESGTQENMIHAVLSLKRLQFLHTGLRWFDVKRYGIEITRRVAPAVNNGTMTFTVTDNTLSIRDPRRAIQLPQDVVSAGLTPNPRSNEIK from the coding sequence ATGAAAAAGAGATTATCATATATATTAATTGCAGCGGGAATAATAGCGACAAGCTTTTCTTCCTGTAAGAAATATTTGGATGAATTGCCCGATAATAGGGCTGAACTAAATACAACAGACAAAATTGGGAAAATGCTCGTTGGGGCTTATCCAGAGAATGCTTATGTTATGGTAGCTGAGTTATCTTCTGACAATGTGGATGATGTTGGGCCAGTTTACTTAAACTACGCACGCTTCATAGAACAAATATACAAATGGCAAGATATTACTGAAACGAGTAATGATGGAATCGATCGTATTTGGGGAGCGTGTTATGGAGCGATTGCTAATGCAAATGCTGCATTGCAAGCTATTGATGAACAGGGGAATCCAGCGAGCTTAAAAGCACAGCGTGGTGAAGCGTTGTTGGCACGGGCTTATAACCATTGGATTCTTGTAAATATGTTTGCACAGAATTATTCGAAAAAGTATTCAACAACAGATTTGGGTGTTACTTATATGACGAAAGGAGAAACTACCCTAAATCCAAAATATGAACGTAATACTGTTCAGGAAGTTTACGATTTTATTAAAAAGGATATAGAAGAAGGTTTACCATTAATCAATGACGCTTCTTACGCCAACTCTAGTGTTGCAAAATATCACTTTAACCGAGCGGCAGCTTATACCTTTGCATCGCGTGTTGCATTATTTATGGAAGATTGGACAAAGGCAGTGGAGTATTCCACCGAAGCGTTAGGAAACAATCCAACAGCGACTTTACGTGATTATGCAACGATTGCCTCTTTTTCTGCTGCGATCAATAATACAACGAGAGAGTATAATGCGAGCTCAGTGAAAGCTAATTTCTTAGTAGCTACGGCTTATTCGGCGATGGGGACAACTTTTGGGGGGTATTCAACCAACAACAGAATCAGTCACGGTGGATCTATTGCAATGACGGAGACAGCGTTTGCTGCTCAGCCTTTTGGGAAAGCTACGACATCAACGGATTATAGAATTCGTGCATTTTCCTATACGAGTACGACGGCAAATAAAGTGATTTTTCCACATGTTGCCTACATTTTTGAATATACTGATCAAGTTGCGGGAATTGGATTTTCACGAGGAGTCTATACGCCGATCACGTCGGAAGAAGCTTTATTGAATAGGGCGGAAGCAAATATTCATCTTAAGAATTATGCGGCAGCCATTACTGATATGCAAATCCATATTAATAACAATACCATTAGCAAGCCTGGGACAATAAGTGAAGCTTCGATTAACAATTGGGCGAATTCATTTACATATTTTACTCCTACAGCTCCAACACCGAAAAAGAAATTGAACCCAGATTTTCAGATTGAAAGCGGTACACAGGAAAATATGATCCATGCAGTATTATCGCTTAAACGCCTTCAGTTTCTTCATACTGGCTTAAGATGGTTCGATGTAAAACGTTATGGCATTGAAATAACCAGAAGGGTCGCTCCTGCGGTCAACAATGGAACGATGACTTTTACGGTTACCGATAATACGCTATCGATCCGAGATCCTCGTCGTGCAATTCAATTACCTCAAGATGTGGTAAGTGCAGGTTTAACACCAAATCCTAGATCAAATGAAATTAAGTAA
- a CDS encoding SusC/RagA family TonB-linked outer membrane protein — protein MKISTCLLFAFVTGVHAKGTAQKVTLKMRNARIEEALSAISKQSNLRVLYSENLNAKSRVTVNLKNASVEEALNSILRDKNIEYKIIANTISVNSNGKNDVVVEGTQQSIAGTVKNAEGNPLAGATITVKGTSISTQTDANGHFKINAGGNAVLVVRYVGYSNLEVSVNNRSSIAIVLDSNQNQIDEVVVTGLGAKIDKRTFTGATSKVDMKDIELGGLPDPSRALEGRVAGVSVQNTTGTFGSAPKIRVRGATSIYGSSKPLWVIDGIIIEDVSNVSSDDLSSGDALTLISSAVAGLNANDIESFTVLKDGSATSIYGARAMGGVIVITTKKGKAGRNSANYVGEFTSRAIPSYNNFNIMNSQEQMAFNQVLEQRGWLTMADVASRSESGVYGKMYELIKAGQLENTQEARNAYLRKAEYRNTDWFKQLFSRTIMQNHSVSLSSGTERAQYYTSISGVFDNGWARKSDVKRYTGMFNASYDLFDNLKLDLRTNGSYRDQRAPGTLGSSVDRVSMEIKRDFDINPYSYALNTSRTLDPNEFYTRNYAPFNILHELDNNYMDINAADIKFQGELRWKPIKALELGLLAATRYQQTSQQHYIKDQSNQALAYRWMPTTFIRDANPFLYTDPSDPYAVPVSVLPYGGIYNRTDNKMLTKDFRFTAAFDKTFKEIHKIYAFAGAETNSVDRNQNWFRGWGLQYDLGEIPFIDYKLFKKSQEENADYYSIDRRKNGDIAPARNRQVAFYGTANYTFDNRYTINGTLRYEGTNRLGRTTSARWMPTWNVSGMWNVMEEDFFKKLNTPFSNLSFKGSYSLTADRGPDFVTNSKIIIQSYNPWRPNTADKETGLNISDLENSELTYEKKHELNIGTSIGLFKNRIALDVDYYKRKNFDLIGIVNTQGLGGEISKYGNVANMESHGLEFSLSATILKKQDFSWVSSFIYTKAKNKITALENNSRVADLIAAGGYGRVGYPVRPLFSIPFNRLLPNGLPVYNYIDGAETTTGVYFQERKQIDWLKYEGPTEPTDMGSFGNVFSYKNFKLNVFITYSFGNVVRLDPAYKTGYSDLNATPREFWDAWTVPGEEAFTNIPVILDRRFIRNNSQYDYAYNAYNYSTETVAKGDFIRLKDISLSYELPKYFVQSLKMSNLGVRFNVINPWLIYADKRLNGQDPEFVNSGGVALPIAKQYTLTLKMGF, from the coding sequence ATGAAAATTAGTACATGCCTTTTATTCGCATTTGTAACCGGTGTTCATGCTAAAGGAACAGCCCAAAAAGTTACCTTGAAAATGAGGAATGCACGGATTGAGGAAGCGCTTTCTGCGATTTCTAAACAATCCAACTTGCGTGTTCTCTATAGCGAAAACTTAAACGCTAAATCTCGTGTTACAGTCAATCTAAAAAATGCGTCTGTAGAAGAGGCATTAAACTCGATTTTAAGAGATAAAAATATCGAGTACAAAATTATTGCAAATACAATTTCTGTCAATAGTAATGGAAAGAATGACGTAGTTGTCGAGGGGACACAACAGTCGATCGCTGGAACAGTTAAAAATGCTGAGGGGAATCCGTTGGCCGGTGCTACAATCACGGTCAAGGGAACTTCCATTTCCACGCAAACCGATGCAAACGGACATTTTAAGATAAATGCTGGAGGAAATGCGGTATTGGTTGTCCGATATGTGGGTTATAGCAATCTTGAAGTTAGTGTCAATAATAGAAGTTCCATCGCGATCGTATTGGATTCTAACCAAAATCAAATCGACGAAGTTGTTGTAACAGGACTTGGAGCTAAAATAGACAAAAGAACATTTACAGGGGCTACATCTAAGGTCGATATGAAAGATATTGAACTTGGTGGACTTCCTGATCCATCAAGAGCTTTGGAAGGCCGTGTTGCTGGGGTTTCGGTTCAAAACACAACCGGAACCTTTGGATCAGCTCCAAAAATTAGAGTCCGTGGTGCAACGTCAATTTATGGTAGTTCAAAACCGCTTTGGGTAATTGATGGGATTATCATAGAAGATGTGTCAAACGTCTCTTCAGATGATCTGTCTTCGGGAGATGCATTGACCCTAATCAGTTCTGCTGTCGCCGGCTTAAATGCCAATGATATTGAGTCATTTACTGTACTGAAAGATGGTTCTGCGACTTCAATATATGGTGCTAGGGCTATGGGAGGTGTTATTGTTATTACAACAAAGAAAGGAAAAGCTGGTCGGAACTCCGCCAATTATGTGGGTGAGTTTACTTCAAGAGCGATTCCTTCTTATAATAATTTCAATATCATGAATTCTCAGGAGCAGATGGCATTTAATCAAGTTCTTGAACAAAGGGGATGGTTGACAATGGCAGATGTGGCAAGTAGATCCGAATCGGGTGTCTATGGGAAAATGTATGAATTAATCAAGGCAGGTCAATTAGAAAATACACAAGAAGCGAGAAACGCTTATTTAAGGAAAGCAGAATACCGAAATACAGATTGGTTTAAACAATTGTTCAGCCGGACAATCATGCAGAACCACTCAGTCAGTCTTTCATCAGGTACAGAAAGAGCACAATATTATACATCCATTAGTGGTGTTTTTGATAATGGCTGGGCGCGTAAATCAGATGTGAAACGCTATACAGGGATGTTTAATGCTTCCTATGATTTATTTGATAATCTTAAATTAGATTTGCGAACAAATGGATCCTATCGTGATCAGCGGGCTCCAGGTACATTAGGTTCTTCTGTAGATCGAGTTTCCATGGAAATTAAACGGGATTTCGACATTAACCCTTATAGTTATGCATTAAATACTTCACGGACACTTGATCCTAATGAATTCTATACACGGAATTATGCACCATTTAATATCCTGCATGAATTGGATAACAATTACATGGATATAAATGCTGCCGATATTAAATTTCAAGGAGAATTGCGATGGAAGCCGATCAAGGCATTGGAATTGGGGTTATTGGCCGCTACAAGATATCAGCAAACATCGCAACAGCACTATATTAAAGATCAGTCAAATCAGGCATTAGCTTATCGTTGGATGCCTACTACGTTTATTCGTGATGCGAATCCTTTCTTATATACTGATCCGAGTGATCCTTATGCAGTGCCAGTTTCTGTCTTACCATATGGCGGTATCTATAATCGTACAGACAATAAGATGTTGACAAAGGATTTCCGTTTTACAGCAGCTTTCGACAAAACTTTTAAAGAGATCCATAAGATATACGCATTTGCCGGTGCTGAAACGAATTCTGTGGATCGAAATCAGAACTGGTTTAGAGGTTGGGGTTTGCAATATGATTTAGGGGAAATTCCATTTATAGATTATAAGCTGTTTAAGAAAAGCCAGGAAGAAAATGCTGATTATTATTCTATTGATAGAAGAAAAAATGGTGATATAGCTCCTGCTCGTAACAGACAAGTAGCATTTTATGGAACCGCAAATTATACGTTTGACAACCGATATACTATTAATGGTACATTACGCTACGAAGGGACCAACCGTTTAGGTCGTACAACCTCTGCACGTTGGATGCCTACATGGAACGTTTCAGGAATGTGGAATGTCATGGAAGAAGATTTCTTTAAAAAATTGAATACGCCATTTTCGAATTTAAGTTTTAAGGGGTCTTATAGCTTAACGGCAGATAGAGGACCGGATTTCGTTACCAATTCGAAGATTATTATTCAAAGTTATAACCCATGGCGTCCTAATACCGCAGATAAAGAAACAGGTCTTAATATTTCTGATTTAGAAAATTCGGAACTTACCTATGAAAAGAAACATGAGTTAAATATAGGTACTTCCATTGGTTTATTTAAGAACAGGATCGCATTGGATGTTGATTACTATAAACGTAAGAACTTCGACTTAATCGGTATTGTCAATACACAGGGACTTGGTGGCGAGATTTCAAAGTACGGGAATGTTGCCAATATGGAATCTCATGGATTGGAATTTAGTCTTTCCGCAACAATATTGAAAAAGCAAGATTTTTCGTGGGTTTCTAGCTTTATTTACACCAAAGCGAAAAACAAGATTACGGCTTTGGAAAACAATAGTCGAGTTGCAGACTTAATTGCTGCTGGCGGATATGGACGGGTTGGTTATCCCGTAAGACCGCTATTTTCCATTCCATTTAATAGACTTCTTCCGAATGGTCTGCCCGTCTACAATTACATCGATGGAGCAGAGACAACAACGGGGGTTTATTTTCAGGAACGCAAGCAAATTGACTGGTTGAAGTATGAGGGGCCAACTGAACCGACCGATATGGGAAGTTTTGGGAACGTATTTTCATATAAGAATTTTAAGCTCAATGTATTTATCACCTATTCTTTTGGAAATGTAGTTCGATTGGATCCAGCATACAAAACAGGTTATTCCGACTTAAATGCTACACCAAGGGAATTTTGGGATGCCTGGACTGTTCCTGGAGAGGAAGCATTTACGAATATTCCTGTGATTTTGGATAGACGTTTTATCCGAAACAATAGTCAATACGATTATGCTTATAATGCCTACAATTATTCAACGGAAACTGTTGCAAAAGGTGATTTTATTCGTTTGAAGGACATTTCCTTGTCTTATGAGCTGCCAAAATATTTTGTGCAATCTCTTAAGATGAGCAATCTTGGTGTACGGTTCAATGTGATCAATCCTTGGTTAATTTATGCGGATAAGCGCCTTAATGGGCAAGATCCAGAATTTGTTAATTCAGGAGGTGTGGCATTACCAATTGCGAAACAATATACATTAACCTTAAAAATGGGATTCTAG
- a CDS encoding IS5 family transposase, producing MKQEFFDQINTLVNWRPISNIINKHYHKGESKMGRPSYSGLVLFKMTLLQTWYGLSDYEVEDRINDSISFSRFVGISLDDSVPDHSVISRFRSSLTEKGVYENLFKELNKQLNKHKILVKRGAIVDASIVDSPLKPKGKVIYEIESDRSEHPREDSELDKENSEQLLIQQESPGVDHEARWIKKAGKTRYGYKKHYVTDTEGLVLGVVTTPANVNEIANLQQVISSADLPKGIHIYADKGYRSSKNEELIKSGKLKSRILHKAKKGTALTEREKLRNKLIGKIRFKVERTFGSIRRWFNSSCARYKGIAKMHTQNLMEAMAYNLYRSPGILVSNAIKNTN from the coding sequence ATCAAGCAGGAATTCTTCGATCAGATCAATACATTGGTAAATTGGCGTCCGATTTCAAATATTATCAACAAGCATTACCACAAAGGGGAAAGCAAAATGGGACGCCCTAGTTATTCTGGTCTTGTCCTCTTCAAAATGACACTTCTACAGACCTGGTATGGTCTGAGTGACTACGAAGTAGAAGACCGTATAAACGACAGTATCTCCTTTAGTCGCTTTGTTGGCATCAGTTTGGACGATTCGGTTCCCGATCACAGTGTTATTAGCCGTTTTCGCAGCTCGCTGACAGAAAAGGGTGTTTATGAGAATCTATTCAAGGAGCTGAACAAGCAGTTGAATAAACATAAAATATTGGTAAAACGTGGAGCTATCGTTGATGCCAGTATTGTTGATTCTCCGCTAAAACCAAAAGGCAAAGTTATTTACGAGATCGAAAGTGACCGTAGTGAACATCCTCGCGAAGATTCTGAGCTGGATAAAGAGAATAGTGAACAGTTATTGATCCAACAAGAGAGCCCGGGTGTTGACCATGAAGCTCGTTGGATAAAGAAGGCTGGGAAAACACGTTATGGCTATAAAAAGCATTATGTCACCGATACAGAAGGCCTGGTTCTGGGCGTGGTAACCACTCCAGCAAATGTAAATGAAATTGCCAATCTTCAACAGGTAATATCTTCGGCTGACCTTCCAAAGGGCATCCATATCTATGCTGACAAGGGATATCGTTCCTCTAAAAATGAGGAATTGATCAAATCAGGAAAGCTAAAAAGCAGGATCTTGCATAAGGCAAAGAAAGGAACAGCGTTAACCGAAAGAGAGAAGTTAAGAAACAAACTGATCGGCAAGATCAGGTTCAAAGTTGAACGGACCTTCGGGAGCATCCGGCGATGGTTCAACTCAAGCTGTGCAAGGTATAAGGGGATCGCCAAAATGCATACACAAAATCTAATGGAAGCCATGGCGTACAATCTTTACAGATCACCTGGGATACTTGTGTCCAATGCAATAAAAAACACAAATTAA
- a CDS encoding helix-turn-helix domain-containing protein has translation MDQNQKAFRTKLGKRIEQLRIEKKIEQGELASILNKDKQFINRYERQGANPTAFILVQISDALGVTPNDLLDFSKVDKPSD, from the coding sequence ATGGATCAAAATCAAAAAGCATTTCGCACCAAATTAGGAAAACGTATTGAACAACTTCGAATTGAGAAAAAAATAGAACAGGGAGAGCTAGCTTCCATATTAAATAAAGATAAACAATTTATAAATCGTTATGAACGTCAGGGAGCAAACCCTACAGCATTTATTCTGGTCCAGATATCAGATGCACTTGGAGTGACCCCAAATGATCTTTTAGATTTCTCTAAGGTGGATAAGCCAAGTGATTAA
- a CDS encoding putative zinc-binding metallopeptidase, with translation MKLSNKLFMLLASCGVLFSACNKEDKLNPNSVFVDSTIPKNALDNYLYKNYILPYNVEILYKYVDKESDMSYRLVPAPFESSIRLSKLMLYLVMEPYSEVTGGKEFLKNNFPKLITFTGSAPIQTNGVMILGTAESGTKVSLYNLLELNETNGKNPAFLTGRFFKTVHHEFQHILNQNKPYPSNFKEITGTSYVEDDWNAKYPANATGIGAAIAAGFISPYASKADTEDFAELYSFYVTRSQADFDAMLNVENSTAAGRALILSKLAIVKNYMKSEWGIDMDLLRANILARYPNLSTFDQTTLN, from the coding sequence ATGAAATTAAGTAATAAACTATTTATGTTATTAGCTTCATGCGGAGTGTTGTTTTCTGCATGTAACAAAGAGGATAAATTAAATCCCAATAGTGTTTTTGTAGATTCAACAATACCAAAGAACGCTTTGGACAATTACCTCTATAAAAACTATATTCTACCCTACAATGTCGAGATACTGTACAAGTACGTCGATAAAGAATCTGATATGAGCTATCGATTGGTACCTGCACCTTTTGAATCTTCTATAAGATTGTCCAAGCTTATGCTTTATCTTGTTATGGAGCCATATTCAGAAGTGACTGGAGGGAAGGAGTTCCTTAAAAACAACTTTCCAAAATTAATTACGTTTACTGGTTCAGCTCCAATTCAAACAAACGGTGTCATGATTTTGGGAACAGCAGAATCAGGTACAAAAGTATCTTTGTATAATTTGTTGGAATTAAATGAAACCAATGGTAAAAACCCGGCTTTTCTGACGGGCCGATTTTTCAAAACAGTTCACCATGAGTTTCAACATATTCTAAATCAGAATAAGCCTTATCCAAGTAATTTTAAGGAGATCACAGGTACTAGTTACGTGGAGGATGACTGGAATGCGAAATATCCTGCCAATGCTACAGGTATAGGAGCCGCGATCGCAGCAGGCTTTATCTCACCGTATGCTTCTAAGGCCGATACTGAGGATTTTGCTGAACTGTATTCGTTCTATGTTACGCGGAGTCAAGCTGATTTTGATGCCATGCTGAATGTTGAAAATTCTACGGCAGCGGGAAGGGCTTTGATCCTTTCAAAATTAGCAATTGTGAAAAACTATATGAAATCTGAGTGGGGAATTGATATGGATCTCTTAAGAGCCAATATTCTTGCTCGTTATCCTAATCTTAGCACGTTTGATCAAACAACTTTAAATTAA
- a CDS encoding Txe/YoeB family addiction module toxin yields MKYVFVDESWEDYLYWQQTDKKKLKKINELLKDIARTPFEGLGKPEPLKHKYSGFWSHRIDEEHRLIYKYEENQILIAKCRFHYD; encoded by the coding sequence ATGAAGTATGTTTTCGTGGATGAATCTTGGGAAGATTATCTGTACTGGCAACAGACAGATAAGAAGAAACTGAAAAAGATCAACGAACTGTTGAAAGATATCGCAAGGACCCCATTCGAAGGGTTGGGTAAGCCGGAACCCTTAAAACATAAGTATTCCGGATTCTGGTCACATCGCATTGATGAGGAACACCGACTGATCTACAAATACGAGGAAAACCAAATTTTAATTGCTAAATGCAGGTTCCATTATGATTGA
- a CDS encoding type II toxin-antitoxin system prevent-host-death family antitoxin: MLIASVSDFRKDIKRYLDKVSKNFETLIINRGKDSGIVVMSLEEYNSLMATNHELSSRTNEQRLDAAIEKLKAGNSFEKQLSEE; encoded by the coding sequence ATGTTGATTGCTAGTGTATCTGATTTCCGGAAAGACATAAAACGCTATCTGGATAAGGTTTCCAAAAACTTTGAAACCTTAATTATTAATCGAGGTAAAGATTCGGGTATTGTTGTTATGTCGCTTGAAGAATATAATTCCTTGATGGCAACAAACCATGAATTATCTTCCCGAACAAATGAACAGCGTCTTGATGCAGCGATTGAAAAGTTGAAAGCTGGAAACTCGTTTGAGAAGCAGTTGTCGGAGGAGTAA
- a CDS encoding IS4 family transposase, which yields MQRSCVVRAPSKSNISYINTHRTHELFKDLYYSVLDRLWQKDTHFRKDLGQLKRKVYLMDASIIPLCLSVFDWAKFRSTKGAVKLHTVLDYDGCLPVFMQITDGKVHESQRAGSYSFSKGSVVVVDRGYVDYSWLGDLDSRGGYFVTRSKVNMKYKVIKSYQSEALIEKGILKDELIELSGAACNKYNGKPLRLVHFWDSTTGNEHHFLTNNTKWKASLVANIYKQRWHIEVFFKHLKQRLKVSTFIGTSENAVMI from the coding sequence TTGCAACGGTCTTGTGTAGTAAGAGCTCCAAGTAAGTCTAATATATCCTATATCAACACACACCGTACCCATGAACTTTTCAAAGATCTTTACTATTCTGTTTTGGATAGGCTTTGGCAAAAGGACACCCATTTTCGCAAAGATCTTGGTCAGCTAAAGCGTAAAGTATATCTGATGGATGCAAGCATCATCCCCTTATGTCTATCTGTATTTGACTGGGCAAAGTTTCGCAGCACCAAAGGTGCCGTAAAGCTGCACACTGTCTTGGATTATGATGGCTGCCTACCTGTTTTTATGCAGATTACCGATGGAAAAGTACATGAGAGCCAGCGAGCCGGTAGTTACAGTTTTTCCAAGGGAAGCGTGGTGGTAGTGGACCGTGGCTACGTGGATTACAGCTGGCTTGGGGATTTGGACAGCAGGGGGGGTTACTTCGTTACCAGGAGTAAAGTTAATATGAAGTACAAGGTTATCAAGTCCTATCAGAGTGAAGCACTCATCGAAAAGGGGATCCTTAAGGATGAGCTCATTGAGCTATCCGGTGCTGCCTGCAATAAATACAACGGCAAGCCGCTACGCCTAGTCCACTTTTGGGACAGCACCACTGGCAATGAGCACCACTTTTTGACCAATAATACGAAGTGGAAGGCTTCTTTGGTGGCAAACATCTATAAACAACGCTGGCATATCGAAGTCTTCTTCAAGCATCTAAAGCAGCGCTTAAAAGTATCGACATTCATAGGGACTTCTGAAAATGCAGTGATGATCTAG
- a CDS encoding DUF4302 domain-containing protein: protein MKFKLFILGITILSLGASCEKKMDRIFEDSPSDRLNASVANVYSTLQANKDGWIIKYFPSSGLEFGGYTLFAKFNNTTDVSIEGDFTTLAAQVSTYTVAPGAGAILTFDTYNRIFHYFALPAVFNREPAYQLPGFLTASIGASNEGMKGENDFLVTKASADSIVMEGRKSYNKVVMVPIKSSEASTIIATYRAALTKFHAFSNYKFEVGTESFAATFSTAATKRALLIAGNTKPYAYRYTPTGLEFYTEYDVNGVKFRELKYVEPTGAYTKGYFTNDAGTIKLVPQS from the coding sequence ATGAAATTTAAACTATTTATTTTAGGAATAACCATTTTGTCTTTGGGCGCAAGTTGTGAGAAGAAGATGGATCGTATTTTTGAAGACAGTCCGAGTGACCGTCTAAACGCGAGCGTGGCTAATGTATACTCTACTTTACAAGCGAATAAAGATGGCTGGATAATCAAGTATTTTCCAAGCAGCGGATTAGAATTTGGAGGATATACCTTATTTGCCAAATTTAATAATACCACTGACGTTAGCATTGAAGGTGATTTTACAACACTTGCTGCACAGGTAAGTACTTATACTGTCGCACCTGGTGCTGGCGCAATTTTGACCTTCGATACCTATAATCGCATATTTCATTATTTTGCATTGCCTGCAGTCTTTAATAGAGAGCCTGCATATCAATTACCCGGTTTCCTTACAGCATCAATTGGTGCGAGTAACGAGGGGATGAAAGGTGAAAATGATTTCTTGGTAACAAAGGCATCAGCTGATTCCATTGTCATGGAAGGTAGAAAATCGTACAATAAGGTTGTGATGGTCCCGATTAAATCTTCAGAGGCTTCTACAATTATAGCGACCTACCGCGCTGCGCTTACAAAATTCCATGCATTTTCAAATTACAAATTTGAAGTTGGGACAGAATCCTTCGCAGCAACATTTTCAACCGCAGCAACGAAACGAGCATTATTGATTGCAGGTAATACTAAACCATATGCTTATCGTTATACGCCTACTGGACTTGAATTTTATACGGAATATGACGTAAATGGAGTGAAGTTTAGAGAATTGAAGTATGTAGAACCAACAGGAGCGTATACCAAAGGTTATTTTACCAACGATGCAGGAACGATCAAGTTAGTCCCACAAAGTTAA